The sequence ACGGGGACACGGTTTCGTGACTGCGCCGCTCCGCCTGCAAAGATATGGTGCGGGCATGAAACAACTGCTTCTGCCGCTCCTGCTGACAACCGCCGCCCTGCCCGCCCTTGCGGATGAGCCGGTGATCGAAAACACCACGGCCCGCCAATCCGGCGGCGGCTGGACCTTCAATACCACCCTGTCCCACCCGGATACCGGATGGGAGCATTATGCCGACGGCTGGCGGGTGCTGGACATGGACGGGAAAGAGCTGGGCATGCGGGTGCTGGCGCATCCGCATGAGCACGAGCAGCCCTTCACCCGGTCATTGAGCGGTGTGCAAATCCCGGAGGGCACAACTCAGGTGCAGATCCAGGCCCGCTGCCTGGTCGACGGATGGGGCCGGGATACGTACGTCCTCACCCTGCCGTGACTTCACCTTTCTGAGAAAACTCGCGCCGCAGGCATGCGCCTGCCAGGCGCATTCACACCCTGTGAGACGGCTCACACCCGGTGATAGGGGCTGCCGGCCAGAATGGTTGCAGCGCGGTAGATCTGCTCCGCCAGCATCACCCGCACCAGCATGTGCGGCCACACCATCTTGCCAAAGGAGATCGAAAAATCCGCCTCAGCCCGCAACGAAGGGTCGATCCCGTCCGCGCCGCCGATGATCAGCGCCAGGTCCTGGCGGCCGCTGTCGCGCCAGCCGGCCAGCTTGTCCGCGAAATCCGGCGAGGACAGCAGCTTACCGCGCTCATCCAGGGTGCAGATCACCGCGCCCTTGGGCAGCGCTTTGCGCAATAGCGCCGCCTCGGCGGCCATGCCTGCGTTTTTCTTGTCCTCGATCTCCACCACCCGCGCAGGCCCCAGGCCCAGCGCACGGCCGGTCCGGTCGAACCGGGTCAGGTAGTCGTCGATGAGGGATTTTTCCGGGCCAGAGCGCAAGCGGCCGGCCGCACAGATATGCAGGCGCATGAAATTCCTGAAGCAATCCGGCCCGCACCCTGCGCGCGGGCCTGCATCTATTCAGCCTGGGATCAATCCTCGGCTGCCGGAGTTGCCGGAGCAGACTCGGCACCTGCGGGCATCCACATCTTCTCAAGCTGGTAGAACTCGCGCACTTCCGGGCGGAAGAGATGGACGATCACATCGCCGGTGTCGATCAGCACCCAGTCGCCTGCATCCTTGCCTTCGACCTTGCAGCTGATCCGGAACTCCTGCTTGAGCCGGTCCATCAGTTTTTCCGACATTGCCGCAACCTGGCGGGTGGAGCGGCCGGACGCCAGCACCATATAGTCGCCGATCGAGGTCTTGCCGCGCAGGTCGATCTGCACAACATCTTCGGCTTTGTCATCGCTGAGTGAGGAGAGAATCCGCTCCAGCAGCTGTTCGCTGGTGGGCTGGGACTGGGCGGCCATCACGGCTGCCCCATTAACAGCGGCACCTGCCGCTTGAGGTACGGGTGACAGGACATAGTCCTCCTTGCAACGCGCCGCCAAGCCCCGGCGCCGGGCCTGTTAATAATGTAGCAACCAGTTGGTGAATTTTCAATGAAACCCCGCTCTGGCGATGCAAGCCATGGGCTTTACTCCTCATTTCCCTCAGGTGCAACCCTGACCGGCAGCGGGTCGTTCAGCATCCGCACCTCGCGCTGCGGGAACGGGATTGAGATGCCCTGCGCCTGGAACGAATCCCACAGCGCCAGAAAGACGTTGCCGCGGATATTGGTCAGCCCGCCGGTGGGATCGTCGATCCAGAACCGCAGCACATAATCGACGCTGCTGTCGCCAAACCCGGTGATGTGGCAAACCGGCTTCTTGCTGCCGTACTGCAGCACCCGGTTGACGCTGGAAGCCGCTTCAATCGCGATTTTACGGACCTTGTGGGGATCATCGCCGTAGGCGGTGCCAAAGGTCAGGTCCAGGCGGACAAATCTGTCCGAATGCGACCAGTTCACCACCTGAGTGGTGATCAGATCCTCATTCGGGATCAGATACTCCCGCCCGTCGCGGGTTACGACGGAAACATACCGGGCGCCCAGCGAGTTGATCCAGCCGAAGGTTTCGCCCAGCGAAATCACGTCTCCCGGCTTGATCGACTTATCCAGCAGAATGATCAGGCCGGACACCAGGTTCGACACCACCTTCTGCAGGCCGAAGCCAAGGCCCACGCCGATGGCGCCGGACAGCACCGCCAGCCCGGTCAGGTCGATGCCGATGGCCTTCAGACCGATGAAGAACGCGCCGCCGAACAGCAGGATCTGGGCCAGCTTGGCCCCCAGCACCTGCATTGAAGGGGAAATCTCAGAGTTGGAGCGGATCCGGTTTGCCGCCATCTGGGAAATCACCCGTGCCAGCGTCAGCATCACCCCGAGGATGACAACCGCCTGAACCACCAGAAACAGCGAGATTCTCAGGTCGCCGAAGTCAATGGCGATGCTGTCCAGCAGCGCGGTGGCCTCCTGTGTGATCCCCAGGATGCGCAGGGTGATCCAAACCCATGCGCCGTATTTCACAATGTTGCGCAAAAGCGGGTTGCCGACCAGCCGGGTGGCAAAGGAGACGATCAGCCAGGCCAGCGACAGGTTGGCGGCCACCGCCAGCAAGCGGGAACGGCTGGGCCAGGTGGCCTCCTGCATGATCAGGACAACTGTCCAGATCAGCACCACGAACAAGACCCCGCGGATCCGCTTGTGCACCACCAGCCCCAAACGCATCCGCCAGCGCGGCCAGCCTTCACGT is a genomic window of Leisingera caerulea DSM 24564 containing:
- the rsfS gene encoding ribosome silencing factor, which translates into the protein MAAQSQPTSEQLLERILSSLSDDKAEDVVQIDLRGKTSIGDYMVLASGRSTRQVAAMSEKLMDRLKQEFRISCKVEGKDAGDWVLIDTGDVIVHLFRPEVREFYQLEKMWMPAGAESAPATPAAED
- a CDS encoding mechanosensitive ion channel family protein, translating into MEPEEQTQPKDALAESAAEAIELGQQLWEFAAGGIELLLRPWNAYQVGIGVALFVLATLIARPISQAFHNWLRAREGWPRWRMRLGLVVHKRIRGVLFVVLIWTVVLIMQEATWPSRSRLLAVAANLSLAWLIVSFATRLVGNPLLRNIVKYGAWVWITLRILGITQEATALLDSIAIDFGDLRISLFLVVQAVVILGVMLTLARVISQMAANRIRSNSEISPSMQVLGAKLAQILLFGGAFFIGLKAIGIDLTGLAVLSGAIGVGLGFGLQKVVSNLVSGLIILLDKSIKPGDVISLGETFGWINSLGARYVSVVTRDGREYLIPNEDLITTQVVNWSHSDRFVRLDLTFGTAYGDDPHKVRKIAIEAASSVNRVLQYGSKKPVCHITGFGDSSVDYVLRFWIDDPTGGLTNIRGNVFLALWDSFQAQGISIPFPQREVRMLNDPLPVRVAPEGNEE
- the rlmH gene encoding 23S rRNA (pseudouridine(1915)-N(3))-methyltransferase RlmH: MRLHICAAGRLRSGPEKSLIDDYLTRFDRTGRALGLGPARVVEIEDKKNAGMAAEAALLRKALPKGAVICTLDERGKLLSSPDFADKLAGWRDSGRQDLALIIGGADGIDPSLRAEADFSISFGKMVWPHMLVRVMLAEQIYRAATILAGSPYHRV